A single genomic interval of Primulina huaijiensis isolate GDHJ02 chromosome 7, ASM1229523v2, whole genome shotgun sequence harbors:
- the LOC140980198 gene encoding uncharacterized protein yields the protein MDFANMDRRQLTIAASGFSVMMTLHLTFQLLSQHLFYWKNPKEQKAIIIIIMMTPVYAIDSFVGILDLRGGKQFFRLLDSVKECYEALAIAKFLALMYSYSNISMSKNIVPDEIKGREIHHSFPMTLFQPRKTHLNHRTLKLLKYWTWQFVIVRPVCSILTILLQMLGMYPSWLSWAFTIFLNFSFCLAMYSLVVIYHVFAKELAPHTPLAKFLCIKGIVFFCFWQGVVLDILVAMGVVRSHHFWLDTKHLEEAIQNILVCVEMVFFSVMQQYAYHVAPYSGDLEAKLKLPKRD from the exons ATGGATTTCGCTAACATGGATCGGAGGCAACTGACGATTGCGGCGTCAGGATTTTCCGTCATGATGACGCTGCACTTAACTTTTCAGCTATTATCTCAGCACTTGTTCTACTGGAAGAATCCCAAGGAGCAAAAGGCCATTATTATAATCATAATGATGACTCCAGTTTACGCTATTGACTCGTTTGTAGGGATATTAGATTTACGCGGCGGCAAACAATTTTTCAGGCTGTTGGATTCTGTTAAAGAATGCTATGAGGCTTTG GCAATTGCGAAGTTTTTGGCTTTGATGTACAGTTACTCAAATATATCCATGAGCAAAAATATTGTGCCCGATGAGATTAAAGGGAGGGAGATTCATCATTCGTTCCCGATGACTCTTTTTCAG CCTAGGAAGACACATCTAAATCACCGGACATTGAAACTTCTCAAGTACTGGACGTGGCAGTTTGTTATTGTCCGTCCCGTATGCTCTATCTTGACGATATTGTTACAAATGCTCGGGATGTATCCGAGTTGGCTCAGCTGGGCTTTCACCATTTTTCTCAACTTCTCATTTTGCTTAGCAATGTATTCCTTGGTTGTCATCTACCATGTCTTTGCTAAAGAATTGGCACCACACACCCCATTGGCTAAGTTCCTCTGCATCAAAGGGATTGTTTTCTTCTGCTTTTGGCAG GGAGTGGTGCTTGACATCCTCGTGGCAATGGGCGTTGTTAGATCCCATCATTTCTGGTTGGACACAAAGCACCTTGAGGAAGCAATCCAGAATATTTTGGTCTGTGTCGAAATGGTGTTCTTCTCTGTTA
- the LOC140981779 gene encoding E3 ubiquitin-protein ligase AIRP2-like — protein MYVSGGGAQVRKSFKDSLKLLEADIQHANTLASDFSREYDGACLQMRMSYSPAAHFFLFLVQWTDCHLAGALGLLRILIYKVYADGTTTMSTYERKASIREFYAIIYPSLLQLQRGVTDSEDKKQKAVCFERYRRRDEEEHRHCSDLDIEREEECGICMEMNSKVVLPNCNHTMCLKCYRDWHSRSQSCPFCRDSLKRVNSGDLWVFLDSKDVIDMGAITRENLKRLFLYVEKLPLVVPDTLFDAYDTHVR, from the exons ATGTACGTTAGCGGCGGCGGTGCTCAAGTGCGGAAGTCGTTTAAGGATTCGCTGAAATTGCTTGAAGCAGATATTCAGCATGCTAATACTCT GGCATCTGATTTTTCACGTGAGTATGATGGCGCTTGCCTACAAATGAGGATGTCATATAGTCCAGCGGCGcactttttccttttcttggTGCAGTGGACTGACTGCCACCTTGCTGGTGCACTTGGATTATTGAGAATCCTGATATATAAA GTATATGCTGATGGCACCACCACCATGTCCACTTATGAGAGGAAAGCCAGCATCAGGGAATTTTACG CCATTATCTATCCCTCTTTATTGCAACTTCAAAGAGGTGTTACTGATTCAGAAGATAAAAAGCAGAAAGCTGTATGTTTCGAGAGATACAGGAGAAGAGATGAAGAAGAGCATAGGCACTGTTCTGATTTAGATATTGAAAGGGAAGAAGAATGTGGAATTTGCATGGAAATGAACAGTAAGGTAGTCCTACCAAACTGCAACCATACCATGTGTCTTAAATGCTATCGGGACTG GCACTCGAGATCACAATCTTGTCCCTTTTGCCGTGACAGTTTAAAGAGGGTTAACTCTGGCGATCTATGGGTATTTCTGGATAGCAAAGATGTGATAGACATGGGGGCTATAACAAGGGAGAATTTGAAGCGACTGTTCTTGTATGTTGAAAAACTGCCTCTGGTGGTCCCTGATACTCTATTTGATGCTTATGATACGCATGTGAGGTAA